Proteins co-encoded in one Garra rufa chromosome 7, GarRuf1.0, whole genome shotgun sequence genomic window:
- the LOC141338167 gene encoding NLR family CARD domain-containing protein 3-like, producing the protein MNQTDLAYTLQTKLMPVYQQKLKSRLQDKYQRISEGMSNHGDSTRLNEIYTELYITEGGSGEVNNEHEVRQIETVSRRPETQETPINCNDIFKPSPGQDKPIRTVLTKGVAGIGKTVSVQKFILDWAEGKANQDVHFIFPLPFRELNLIQKNLSLVDLLNHLHTETKEFKSSDYEDYKVMFIFDGLDECRLRLDFQNNRSLSDVTESASVDVLLTNLIKGNLLPSALLWITSRPAAANQIPPECVDQVTEVRGFNNPQKDEYFRKRINDQSLAGRVVTHIRSSRSLFIMCHIPVFCWISAAVLERMMGKAETAEIPKTLTQMFTHFLIFQTKLKTQKYDGKYEINPDQARKTILSLGKLAFEQLEKGNLIFYEEDLKESGIDVREVSVYSGVCTQIFREEFGLQLGKVYSFVHLSIQEFLAALFKLLSFSEQNTGLRNEFRSPMTSLLKREVDKALQSENGHWDLFLRFLLGLSLESNQTLLQGLLRKTVSSSDINQETAEYIKQKIRENPSPEKSINLFHCLNELNDRSLEKEIQTYVSRGYVYGACCLSGVSLSAAQWSALVFVLLNSEEELDEFILANYDLSEECLLRLLPVIKASRKAE; encoded by the coding sequence AACTGATGCCTGTGTATCAACAAAAACTCAAATCCAGACTCCAGGACAAATATCAGAGAATCAGTGAAGGAATGTCCAATCATGGAGACTCAACACGTctgaatgagatctacacagagctctacatcacagaggGAGGCAGTGGAGAGGTCAATAATGAAcatgaggtgagacagattgagacaGTGTCCAGGAGACCAGAGACACAGGAAACACCAATcaactgcaatgacatctttaaacCCTCACCTGGACAAGACAAACCCATCAGGACTGTGCTGACTAAAGGAGTCGCTggaattggaaaaacagtctctgtgcagaagttcattctggactgggctgaaggaaaagccaatcaggatgttcatttcatatttccacttcctttcaggGAGCTGAATTTGATACAGAAAAATCTCAGTCTTGTGGATCTTCTAAACCACCTTCACacagaaaccaaagaatttaagtCGTCAGATTATGAAGACTACAAAGTCATGTTCAtatttgatggtctggatgagtgtcgaCTACGTCTAGATTTCCAAAACAATCGGAGCTTGTCTGATGTAACAGAATCAGCCTCAGTGGATGTGCTGCTGACCAACCTCATCAAGGGGAATCTACTTCCTTCTGCTCTCCTCTGGATCACCTctcgaccagcagcagccaatcagatccctcCTGAGTGTGTCGACCAGGTCACAGAGGTACGAGGATTCAACAACCCTCAGAAGGAtgaatatttcaggaagagaataAATGATCAGAGTCTGGCTGGTAGAGTCGTCACACACATCCGATCATCAAGAAGTCTGTTCATCATGTGTCACATaccagtcttctgctggatttcagccgCTGTTCTAGAGAGGATGATGGGTAAAGCAGAGACTGCagagattcccaagactctcacACAAATGTTCACACACTTCCTGATCTTTCAGACCAAACTGAAGACACAGAAGTATGATGGTAAATATGAAATCAATCCTGATCAGGCTAGAAAGACTATTCTGTCTCTAGGAAAACTGGCTTTTGAACAGCTGGAAAAAGGGAACCTGATCttctatgaggaggacctgaAAGAGAGCGGCATTGATGTCAGAGAAGTGTCAGTGTACTCAGGAGTTTGTACccagatcttcagagaggagtttGGACTGCAGCTGGGGAAGGTGTACAGCTTTGTTCATCTGAGTATTCAGGAGTTTCTTGCTGCTTTATTCAAGCTGCTGTCCTTTTCTGAACAAAACACAGGACTGAGGAATGAGTTCAGGTCACCAATGACCAGTTTACTGAAGAGAGAAGTGGACAAGGCCTTACAGAGTGAGAACGGACACTGGGACCTTTTCCTCCGGTTCCTTCTAGGTCTCTCACTAGAGTCTAATCAGACTCTCTTACAAGGCCTCCTGAGAAAGACAGTAAGCAGCTCTGATATCAATCAGGAAACAGCTGAATACATTAAACAGAAGATCAGAGAGAATCCCTCTCCAgagaaatccatcaatctgttccactgtctgaatgaactgaatgaTCGTTCACTAGAGAAGGAAATCCAGACATACGTGAGCAGAGGATATGTCTATGGAGCCTGTTGTCTCTCTGGAGTGTCTCTGTCTGCTGCTCAGTGGTCGGCTCTGGTGTTTGTGCTGTTGAACTCAGAAGAAGAGCTGGATGAGTTTATACTGGCTAATTATGATCTATCAGAAGAATGTCTCCTGAGGCTGCTGCCAGTGATCAAAGCATCTAGAAAGGCTGAGTGA